One part of the Thermoanaerobacterium sp. CMT5567-10 genome encodes these proteins:
- the tkt gene encoding transketolase, which produces MNTIDELTINTIRILSIEQVQKANSGHPGMPMGSAPMAYTLWAKYLKHSPKNPKWAGRDRFILSAGHGSALLYSLLHLFGYGLTIEDLKNFRQWQSMTPGHPEYGHTPGVEITTGPLGQGISNAVGMAIAETYMANKFNRPGYSIVDNYTYAIVGDGCLMEGISSEACSLAGTLKLGKLIALYDSNNISIEGGTDIAFTENVGKRFEAYGWQVLKVEDGNNVDEIGKAIEEAKADKERPSLIIVKTTIGYGCPEKQGKASAHGEPLGEKNVEETKKFLGWNYDKEFYVPDEVRKYMDEVISKLNEEEDKWNAMFENYRKEYPELADEWDRWHSEKLPVDLINDEGLWSFKLKTATRSSSGEILNYLVKLVPNLIGGSADLAPSTKTYTKDRGDYSSENRGGSNFHFGVREHAMGAIANGIAAYGGLIPYVSTFLVFSDYMKGAVRLSALMKLPVIYVYTHDSIGVGEDGPTHEPIEHLPMLRSIPNLTVIRPADSKEVSAAWCYALNKKDGPTALILTRQNLPVYEETSKEALKGGYILCDADGGNPDIILMASGSEVNLVYEACKQLKEKGIKARVVSMPSMEIFDQQPEEYKKMVLPDNVRARIAVEAASTMSWYKYVGLDGCVIGLDHFGASAPGDILFKEFGFTVENVVNKALELLKKK; this is translated from the coding sequence ATGAACACAATTGATGAATTAACAATTAATACTATACGTATACTTTCAATTGAACAAGTACAAAAAGCAAACTCTGGCCATCCAGGTATGCCTATGGGATCTGCACCAATGGCGTATACGTTGTGGGCAAAGTATCTAAAGCATAGCCCTAAAAATCCAAAATGGGCGGGAAGAGATAGATTTATATTGTCTGCTGGACATGGATCTGCACTTTTATATTCTTTATTGCATCTATTTGGGTATGGACTTACTATAGAAGACCTTAAAAATTTTAGGCAATGGCAAAGCATGACACCTGGGCACCCGGAATATGGACATACTCCAGGTGTTGAAATAACTACAGGGCCTTTGGGACAAGGTATTTCTAATGCTGTAGGTATGGCAATAGCTGAAACGTATATGGCAAACAAATTCAATCGTCCAGGCTATAGCATTGTAGATAATTATACATATGCCATTGTAGGTGATGGATGTCTTATGGAGGGCATCTCATCTGAAGCTTGCTCATTAGCCGGGACATTAAAGCTTGGCAAGTTAATTGCTTTATATGATTCCAATAATATATCTATTGAAGGTGGCACAGACATAGCATTTACAGAAAATGTTGGCAAAAGGTTTGAGGCTTATGGCTGGCAGGTACTAAAAGTAGAAGACGGCAATAATGTGGATGAAATAGGAAAAGCTATAGAAGAAGCTAAAGCTGATAAAGAAAGACCATCTCTTATTATAGTAAAGACTACGATTGGATATGGATGTCCAGAAAAACAAGGGAAAGCTTCTGCACATGGAGAACCTCTTGGAGAGAAAAATGTAGAAGAAACAAAGAAGTTTTTAGGATGGAATTACGATAAGGAGTTCTACGTTCCTGACGAAGTCCGTAAATACATGGACGAAGTTATAAGTAAATTAAATGAAGAAGAAGACAAATGGAATGCGATGTTTGAAAATTATAGAAAAGAGTATCCAGAATTGGCTGATGAGTGGGACAGGTGGCATAGTGAGAAATTACCTGTTGATTTGATAAATGACGAAGGGCTTTGGAGTTTCAAATTAAAGACTGCAACAAGATCATCATCCGGAGAAATTTTAAACTATTTAGTAAAATTGGTTCCAAATCTCATTGGGGGTTCGGCCGATCTTGCGCCATCCACTAAAACATATACAAAAGATAGAGGTGACTATAGCAGCGAAAACAGAGGTGGCTCAAACTTCCATTTTGGAGTTAGAGAACATGCTATGGGAGCAATTGCAAACGGCATAGCCGCTTATGGTGGACTAATACCTTATGTATCAACGTTCCTTGTTTTCAGCGATTATATGAAAGGTGCTGTAAGGTTATCAGCATTGATGAAGCTTCCTGTAATTTACGTATATACACACGACAGCATAGGAGTTGGGGAAGACGGTCCTACACATGAACCGATTGAGCATTTGCCAATGCTAAGAAGCATTCCGAATCTAACTGTAATAAGGCCTGCAGATTCGAAGGAAGTATCTGCCGCATGGTGTTATGCTTTAAACAAAAAAGATGGTCCGACTGCATTAATACTAACAAGACAAAATTTACCAGTCTATGAAGAAACATCAAAAGAAGCATTAAAGGGCGGATACATTTTATGTGATGCTGATGGCGGCAATCCAGACATAATTTTAATGGCAAGCGGCTCTGAAGTTAATTTGGTTTATGAAGCTTGCAAACAATTAAAAGAAAAAGGTATAAAAGCAAGAGTAGTTAGCATGCCTTCAATGGAAATATTTGATCAACAACCAGAAGAATACAAAAAGATGGTGCTTCCAGATAACGTAAGAGCCAGAATTGCAGTTGAAGCTGCAAGTACCATGAGCTGGTATAAATATGTAGGGCTTGATGGATGTGTGATTGGACTTGATCACTTTGGCGCATCAGCACCTGGCGATATACTTTTCAAAGAATTTGGATTTACTGTTGAAAATGTTGTTAATAAGGCATTAGAGTTATTGAAGAAAAAGTAG
- a CDS encoding YmaF family protein yields MELSIEEIKSYFDYNNKKDECQTHNHEFLGSTKLAEEDKKEKYRDKEKKEEHNHRFAGVTSQVIPHGDSHVHAILVSTDFYEDHHHEIGVITGPAIEVDDKRHVHFVEGKTTVDDEHYHKFIFATLIEDPISEQKKHY; encoded by the coding sequence ATGGAATTATCAATCGAGGAAATTAAAAGTTATTTTGATTACAATAATAAAAAAGACGAATGTCAAACTCATAACCATGAATTTTTAGGTAGCACAAAATTAGCTGAAGAAGACAAAAAAGAAAAATATAGAGACAAAGAAAAAAAAGAAGAACACAATCACCGCTTTGCAGGTGTCACCAGTCAAGTTATACCACATGGTGATAGTCATGTTCATGCAATATTAGTCAGCACTGACTTCTATGAGGATCATCATCATGAGATAGGCGTTATAACTGGCCCTGCTATTGAAGTCGATGATAAAAGACACGTGCACTTTGTGGAAGGAAAGACTACTGTTGATGATGAACACTACCATAAATTCATTTTTGCTACCTTAATCGAGGATCCTATTTCTGAGCAAAAGAAACATTATTAA